The following proteins are co-located in the Eptesicus fuscus isolate TK198812 chromosome 9, DD_ASM_mEF_20220401, whole genome shotgun sequence genome:
- the LOC103284218 gene encoding LOW QUALITY PROTEIN: cytochrome P450 4A11-like (The sequence of the model RefSeq protein was modified relative to this genomic sequence to represent the inferred CDS: deleted 1 base in 1 codon), with protein sequence MSVSVLSPTRLLGSASGLLQVASLLALVLLLLKAAQLYLHRQWLLKAVREFPSPPSHWLFGHNQEFQKDQELQQFQKWVEKFPCACPRWLWGSRVNFMVYDPDYMKVVLGRSDPKNHRTYRFLAPWIGYGLLLLNGQTWFQHRRMLTPAFHYDILKPYVGLMADSVRVMLDKWEKLISQDSHLEIFEHISLMTLDTIMKCAFSQQSSIQMDRKSQSQSYIQAIEVVKNLFYSRVRNFFYQNDIIYSLTPDGLWNKRACQLAHQHTDQVIKLRKAHLQDEEDLERIRRKRKLDFLDILLFARMKNGSSLSDKDLRAEVDTFMFEGHDTTASGISWILYALASHPEHQQRCRKEIQSLLGDGASITWDHLDQMPYTTMCIKESLRLYPPVPIVGRELSKPITFPDGRSLPRGIIVSLNFYALHHNPKVWPNPEVFDPSRFAPDSDSHSHAFLPFSGGSRNCIGQNFAMKELKVAVALTLLRFELAADPLRVPIPISKIVLNSKNGIHLLLRKLSSPCWDKGKL encoded by the exons ATGAGTGTCTCTGTGCTGAGCCCCACAAGACTCCTGGGCAGTGCCTCTGGGCTCCTGCAGGTGGCCTCCCTGCTGGCTCTGGTTCTGCTGCTGCTCAAGGCAGCCCAGCTCTACCTgcacaggcagtggctgctcAAAGCTGTCCGGGAGTTCCcgtcccctccttcccactggcTGTTCGGGCACAACCAGGAG TTCCAAAAGGACCAGGAGCTACAACAGTTTCAGAAATGGGTAGAGAAATTCCCATGTGCCTGTCCTCGCTGGCTATGGGGAAGCCGTGTCAACTTCATGGTTTATGACCCTGACTACATGAAGGTGGTCCTGGGAAGATCAG ACCCAAAGAATCATCGTACATACAGATTCCTGGCTCCCTGGATTG GATATGGTTTGCTCCTGCTGAATGGGCAGACCTGGTTCCAACACAGGCGGATGCTGACCCCAGCCTTCCACTATGACATCCTGAAGCCCTACGTGGGGCTCATGGCCGACTCTGTCCGAGTGATGCTG gaCAAATGGGAGAAGCTCATCAGTCAAGACTCTCACCTGGAGATCTTTGAACACATCTCTTTGATGACCCTGGACACCATCATGAAGTGTGCCTTCAGTCAGCAGAGCAGCATCCAGATGGACAG AAAATCCCAATCCCAATCCTACATCCAGGCCATTGAGGTtgtgaaaaatcttttttattctcGAGTGAGGAATTTCTTCTACCAGAACGACATCATCTACTCACTGACACCTGATGGCCTCTGGAACAAGCGGGCCTGCCAGCTTGCCCATCAACACACAG ACCAAGTGATCAAACTGAGAAAGGCGCATCTGCAGGATGAGGAAGATCTTGAGAGGATCAGGAGAAAGAGGAAGTTGGATTTCCTGGACATCCTCCTCTTTGCCAGA ATGAAGAATGGAAGTAGCTTGTCTGACAAGGACCTCCGTGCTGAAGTGGACACATTCATGTTTGAGGGCCATGACACCACAGCCAGTGGCATCTCCTGGATTCTCTATGCTCTGGCTTCCCACCCTGAGCATCAACAGAGGTGCCGCAAGGAGATCCAGAGCCTCCTGGGGGATGGTGCCTCCATCACCTG GGATCACCTGGACCAGATGCCCTACACCACCATGTGCATCAAGGAGTCACTGCGACTCTATCCTCCTGTACCAATTGTTGGCAGAGAGCTCAGCAAGCCCATCACCTTCCCTGATGGACGCTCCTTACCCAGAG GAATCATTGTCTCACTTAACTTTTATGCACTTCACCATAATCCAAAAGTGTGGCCTAATCCAGAG GTGTTTGACCCTTCCCGTTTTGCACCGGATTCTGATTCACACAGCCATGCTTTCCTGCCCTTCTCAGGAGGATCAAG GAACTGCATTGGGCAGAATTTTGCCATGAAGGAGCTGAAGGTGGCTGTGGCCTTGACCCTGCTTCGCTTTGAGCTGGCAGCAGATCCTCTCCGAGTCCCCATCCCCATATCAAAAATTGTGTTGAATTCAAAGAATGGAATCCACCTGCTGCTCAGAAAGCTC TCTAGTCCTTGTTGGGACAAGGGCAAGCTCTAA